The DNA window GGTGTATTATTTGTAGCCGATAACTTAGCCGACAAGAAAGAGGGGTTTTATACTTTCGAAGATTTACTAACGCCTTATTTTGCTAATTAAAAAGCTGTTGTACTTCACTTTTCTTAAATAGAAACGTTTATTTATGTAGAATAAAACAATTGGTTTTATGGTTATTGTTTATTTATCATTCATCAGAAAATAATTGGTGAATGGATGAAAGTTTATTGGGCAATGGATTAAAATGATTCACCAATAAATAAAAACCATTGGGCAACAAAAATCTCCTGCAATCTTAGCGGTTGCAGGAGATTCTATGATTAGCTTTTATCAAGCCCAATGGCAAGTTATTACTTTAGCTCAAATTTATCTTTCAAAAGAATTTTGTTGCTTGCCGCACCAACCATTACTGTGAAAGTTCCCGGTTCGGCTACAAACTCCATTCGTTGATTATAAAGAGACAGATCTTCACGATTAAGAGTAAATTCTACTTTTTTAGTTTCACCTTTGTCCAGATGAATTCTGCTGAACTTCTTCAACTGGATTTCGGGAGTAGAAACAGAGGCAACATTATCTCTGAGATAAAGCTGAACCACTTCATCACCTTCACGGTTGCCGCTGTTTTTTACTTCGCAAGAAACATTGAATGTGTCTTTGCCCGATTGCTCAATTTTTAGATTAGAGTATTCGAAAGTTGTATAACTCAATCCATATCCAAAACTATAGAGTGGGGTACTTGGACCTTCAACGTATGAATTCTGTTCGCCAAGTGAATAATACACTGGTAACTGGCCAACCGATCTTGGAATAGATACCGGAAGTCGTCCGGCTGGATTGTAATCGCCGAAAAGAACTTCAGCAATTGCAGTTCCACCTTCCTGACCAGGGTACCATGCAGTGAGCAAAGCACCGGCTTTTTCTGAAGCAGTATTCATATTCAAAGGGCGTCCTTCAATGTAAACCACAACAAGAGGTTTGCCGGTTTCGATCATTGCCTGAAGCAATATTTCCTGATCTCCCAGTAAATCCAATGAAGAACGGTCGTATCCTTCGCCACACTCCATATCCGATAGTACTTCTTTCTTTTTGTCAGAAACAGTAGCAGCACCGGTTTCTTTATATTCAGTAGAGAAATCGCGGGCGCTTGAGCCTCCAAGAACCAAAACAACAACTTCCGATTTCTTTGCAGCTTCTACAGCCGATGCAATATCACTTTCTGTAATATCGCGAATGGCACATCCTTTTGCATAGTTTACTTGAGTGTTTGGAGAAACAATCTTCTTTATTCCATCCAGAACTGTTTTGATATTGCTTCTTTCCTGTGGAGCTGTATAATCGCCAAGCTGATTATAGATGTTATCAGCATTTGGGCCAATTACAGCTATGCTTTTGATTGATTTATCCAATGGCAGAAGCTGATTGTTTTTCAGTAGCACAATACCTTCTTTTGCCACCTCTTTAGCTACCGATTGATGTTTATCGCAACGAACAATTTTGGCTGCATCTTTTGGATTCATGTATGGATTCTCAAACAATCCGGCTTCAAATTTTAGTCTCAGAACGTGACTCACCGCACTGTCTATATCAGCCATTGAAATCAGATTTTCCTGAAGAGCTTTTTCAAGATTCTTTCCGTAAGCATTACCGCCTAAATCCATATCCGTACCAGCCTGAAGAGATTTCGCAGCTGCTTCTTTTACATTGGCAGCAACACGATGCCCTGCAACACCTTCAATACTTCCTAAGTCGGAATATACAAATCCTTTAAATCCCCATTCGTTTCTAAGGATATCTTTCAGTAGATAACTATTGGATGTGCTAGGTATGCCATCTATAGAATTATAAGATGTCATCACAGTTTCGGCACCTGCTTTCACTGCCATTTTGAAAGGAGCAAGGTGTTCAGAGAATAGCTCTCGTTGACCAATCTGAGCGCGTCCGCCATTATGTCCACCCTGTGGAATACCGTAACCGGCAAAATGTTTCAGAGTAGAGTAAAACTGAGCTTTCCCATTTTGATCCTTTGCCTGCAATCCTTTAACAAAAGCACTGCCCAATACTCCGATAAGAACAGGATCTTCTCCGAAAGTCTCTTCCATTCTCGACCAGCGAGGTTCGCGTGCTAAATCAAGGATTGGTCCATAACCAATGTTTCCTCCTTGCAATCTGCATTCCATAGCAATAATCTTTCCCATCTCTTCTATTAACTCAGGATTCCATGTACTAGCCTGACCAAGAGAAGTAGAGAACACGGTTGTACCAATTCCCATGTGTCCGTGGGCGCACTCTTCTGCGAAAAGAATAGGAATACCTAGTCTGGTTTCTTTCACTGCGTATTTTTGCAAAGCATTGATAGCTTCGGCAGCTTGTTTGGGCGAAAGTCCGGTAACCAACGTTTTTCTAGTCCATGGATCAGCTCTAAGCGTTGCCCAATAAGAACCGATAGGCTTGTTTTGCATCTGAGTCTTGAAAAGATCTGAAGGGATAACACCTTTGTCTGTTTTGGTATACATCTCCCATCCAAGCGGACAACAAAGCTGACCAATCTTTTCATTCAGCGTCATTAATGAAATTAAATTGCTGATTCTGTCCTTTACCGGCGCTTTCGGATTTTTGTATAATGGCTGTGCATAAAGCTGAGAAGCCATAAACAGTGAGCAGCATACTGCTATGAAATGTTTTTTCATCTTATTTCTGTAATTTAAAAGAGAAAACTAAAGGTTCCTTATTTGTTTTTAATGCGCCTGGAATGCTTACTATAACTTTATTTCCCTTTTGCGCCCATTTTACTTTTTTACCGGTTTTTAGTAACACCACTGCACTGCTTTTTACCGGAATGTTGTTTTCCCATTCAATGCTTTTAGGTAAGTCTTCTTTTTCATTAGGAACATAAAGTGCATAAAGCTTATTGCCATCCTTGCTTGCTGTGAACCAAATATTGTTGCTGTTGTAGTTTGGAGTGATGCGTGTACCGTAGATACCCTCTCCATTAACTTTCAGCCAGTTACCAATTTCTTTCAGAATAGCTACCACTTCTGGTTGGATAACACCTTTCGGAGTAGGACCAACGCCTAATAAAAGGTTACCGCCTTTTGCCACCACTTCAATCAGATCAGCAATTACAGTGTTTGCCGATTTGAATTTAGCATTTGGAGTCCATCCCCAATCCGGGCTTAAAGGAATACAACTTTCCCATGGATAGTTAAGCTGCTTTTCCGGAATAGAACGTTCCGGTGTCTGGTAGTTTTCATACTTGCCATGAATAGTTCTGTCTACAATCAGTATGTCAGATTGGTGAGAACGAGCCATTTTGGCTATAGAGTCCATCTTTATATCCTGTCTTGGAGCAGCTACCCAACCGCCATCTAACCAAAGAATATTTAATTTGCCATAATTGCTCATTAACTCTTCAATCTGGTTGTAGGTGAATTTCTGGAAAGATTCCCAACGATTAGGATGTAAGTTTATATTGTAATTAACATTTCTGGTTGGAGTTGCGTATCTTGGCCACCAATAATATTCGCAATGCCAGTCGGGTTTTGAGAAAGAAGCACCCACCATAAAGTCTTTCTGGCGGAAAGCTTCGAATACGTACTTGGCAACATCAGCTTTGGGATTGTTTTTGAAAGCACTGTTCATGATCGAAAAATCTGTTTGCTTCGTATTAAACAGATTGAAACCATCGTGATGCTTGGTTGTGAAAAGCATATATTTCATGCCGGCAGCCTTTGTTACATCTGCCCATTGATCCGGGTTAAAATCGGTAGGATTGAATTTCTCAATCAGCTTATAATAACTCTTTTTGTAATCTTCGTAAGCAATGGTACTGTCTCTGGGAATCCAGTAAACATCTTCCGAGCAGATTGACTATGACTCTACAATACCAGGGATGGAGTATAATCCCCAATGAAAAAGAACTCCGAATTTCAAGTCCTGCCATTGGTCTAAATTTTCTAAAACTCCTTTTTCTTCCGGCCACTGATATTCTGTGGACCGTTGATGAACGAAACCTTGCTGAGCTTGCATTTCAATAGGGAGAGCTGCTAGTAGCAATCCTATGATAATAGAGCCCGATTGTTTAATAAATGCTATTTTTTTTTTCATTTCTAAATTATTATAGGCTTAGACAATAATCAATTTGCAGAATACTAATTTTCCGTGAAAAATGTAACAAGAGTTAGCTTTTACATTTTTACAATTGTGTTTTTTTGTTTGGCTTGTAAATATACAAAAAACATAAGAGGCTGCTATTAAAAATAGTATTTAATGTTTGCTTGCTAAGCCTATGGCTTATTTAAATAGTACCCTATAGGCATTATATATAATGGTTGTTCATCAGAACCTAGCTGCATTATTTTTTTAACCGAATCATCATTGAATGCACCAATAGCGCAGGTTCCCAAATGAAGCGCTTCTACCTGAAGATATACATTTTGGGCGGAATGTCCCAGATCCATGCAAACATACCTTTCACGACCACGATTACCATATCTTTCAGTACACCTATTATATATAGCACTATAAAATAAAACAGCAGGAGCTTTACTTATCATTTCCTGATTTAGTGCAGCTGCACACAGTTCTTTTCTTAAATCCCTATTGATGGTCATTGCAATCTTGTGATCTTTTGCAATGTATTTGTAAACGCCCGGCTTTATGTTTTTTACTTTACCTATCAATACATAAATTTCGAGTGGGTATAATGCGCCAGCTGAAGGTGCTGTTCTCAAGCCGCCTCTCATTGCTGAGTTATCAGTTCTGGGAGATGTAATACCATAACATGCCCATAAAATTTGTGATAATTGCTTCTCGGAGATCTCTTTATCCTGAAAATCTCTGCGTGATCTTCTATTGTATAAAGCTTCCTCGACTGAATAATTCCCCTTATTATCAGGAGGTGATAAAATATAGGATAGTGTTGTGTCGTCAGTTTTTGTCAGGACACGTTCTTTGCTTGATTTCATTTCGCTTTTAGAGCAACCTGCCTGGAATATGATTGTGAAGACAAATAAAATGCACTTAATTCCAGAAATATAATGTTTCATATCACTTTGTATTAAATTAATAGCACTTTGATACTATTATCAACGATTTAATAAATAACGCTTTTATAGCAAAATAGTTTTAAACAAGTTATATCCTTTATATAATGGTTAGTTATTTGTTCACTATATTTGCAGTCTGATATTAAATGATTCTATAATTTATATTTTATGAAAAGAGTTTTATTTTTTTGTATGCTATTCGCCGTTGTTAGTTTAGCAGATACATTTGCTCAGAATGCTCAGACCGCACAGGCTAAATCAAATGTTACGGTTAGAAAAAGAGGATGTTTTACTGATAACAACAATAATGGCGTTTGTGATAATAGTGAGCAAAAAACTTGTAAGAGAGCTAGTTTTAATGAGTCTGATCCTGCAAAGAAAGCTAATATGTGTGATGGCTCCGGATATTCTTTGAATCAGAAAAAGAAGATGAGTGATTCTAAAAGCAAAGTGAATGCAAAAGATCGCGTTGCTAAGAAATAGTATTTCGAAATTATTCGCCAATGATTTTATTTGTTTATCAATGAATTTAGTTGTTTAACCGATAAAGAAATAAAAGATTTGCTGCTTAACTTATAAACAAGCGCTTGACTTTCTCCAAAAAAAGTCGAGCGCTTGTTTTTTGTTATAAATCAATGCTTTAAATGGTGTTTGCTTTACTGCGGCACTTTTTTTGATTACTAGTGGAGGTTTTCAGACAGTTGTTTATGAAGCTTGTCTTGGTTTGCCAACTAGTAAGGATAATGCGGATAAGAATATATCCTCAACCTAATTTCCACTTTTTTGTTATATGTACATATTGTACTCCTTAAAATCGAGACTTATGACACACTACAAAAAAGTCTATATTCTCAGCTTGTGCTTCCTGATTATTTCTCCTTTTATATTGATGGCGCAGAAGCTTAACATTCCTTTGCCCGATTCTTTGATTACTGTTGGGTATGCTACCGGAAAACTAAGAAATGTTTCTGGCTCTGTAGAAAAAATTACGGAGATACAGATGAACAGGGAACAAATAACAACCCCTCTGGATGCTATACGTGGAAGAGTACCCGGATTAACTATTCAGCGCAGTACTAATAGTCCGGCTGCTTTGGATGCTGTGCGGTTGCGCGGCACAACTTCGTTAAGTAGTGGCAATGATCCGCTGATTATTATAGATGGTGTTTTTGGTGACTTAAGTATGCTTGCTTCTATTTACCCTACTGATATAGAAAGTTTCACCATATTAAAGGATGCTTCAGAAACTGCACAGTATGGTTCGCGCGGTGCTTCTGGGGTAATAGAAGTGACAACAAAGAAAGGTATTAGTGGTAAAACTAGAGTGAGCTATAATAGTAGTTTTGGTATTGCTTCTGTTTATAAGAACTTGAAAATGCTTTCTGCTGATGATTTCCGTAAACTTGCGGCAGATCGGAATATTTCTATTCTGAATAAAGGATACAGTACAGATTTTGAAAAAGAAATAGAGCAGACCGGATTGCAGCAAAACCAGAATGTTGCTTTCTATGGAGGAACTGAGGCTTCCAGCTATCGCGTTTCCGTAGGATTTATGAATCGTCAGGGAGTTATTCTAAATGAAGACTTGAAGCTTCTGACTTCTAATATGAATATGGCGCAGGAGGTTTTTGATGGTTTTGTAAAATGCGAATTGGGTATGTTTGGCTCTGTTCAGAAGAATAGGAATTTGTTCGATTATCAAAAGACATTCTATTCAGCGGCGACTTTTAATCCAACTTTTCCCAATCATAAGAATCCCGAGACAGATTCCTGGGATATGATTACGAATGCCAGTCAGATTACTAATCCATTAGCATGGATGGAGGTGAAAGATAATGATGCTATTTCTCACATCAGTGGTCATGCCCGATTGACATTTCATCTGTCTGATAACTGGAAGCTAGCCGTGTTTGGTGCATACACTAATAATATTGTGGAAAATTCACAATATCTCCCTACTTCGGTCTGGGCACATGGCCAAGCCTATAAAGGCACACGGAAAAAGGAATCGTTACTGGGTAATATGATGCTGACATACAAAAAGAACTGGAAGAAACATTTCTTTGATGCTTTGGCGTTAGCAGAATTGCAGAAAGAGACATACACTGGGTTCTATACCACCGTAACCAATTTCAGTACGGATAATTTCGGGTATGATAACCTGCAGGCTGGAGCAATCCGTTTGTGGGAAGGAACCAATTCCTATTATGAAGAACCTCGTCTGGTTTCATTTTTGGGGCGCTTTAATTATACATTTGCCGACCGTTATATCTTTACGGTTAATACTCGTACGGATGCCTCTTCCAAATTCGGGGATAATCATAAATGGGGATTCTTTCCCTCTTTATCAGCTGCTTGGGTAGTGAGCGAAGAGAAGTTTATGAAGCGTTTTTCCTGCATCAATAATCTGAAGTTCCGTGCCGGATATGGCCTGGCAGGAAATCAGAGTGGGATAGATTCGTACACAACCATGAATTTGGTAAAGCCTAATGGAGTTATACCTGTAGGAGCTTCTTCTGTAGTATCATTGGGAGATATACGAAATACAAACCCGAATCTGAAATGGGAAGTGAAATTTACTTTCAATGCAGGTATTGATGTAGCCTTGTTAGATAATCGTTTGTTGCTTTCGGCTAATTATTATACATCGAAGACAAAGGATATGCTTTATCTTTATAATGTGAGTGTACCTCCTTTTACTTACAATACATTATTGGCTAATATTGGTTCTATGCGAAACAGTGGTACAGAAATAGCAATTGGAGTTACGCCTTTAAAAGCTAAAGATATGGAACTCAATATCAATGCCAATATTACTTTCCAGCAAAACAAACTATTGACGTTGAATGGTTATTATAACGGTGAAATTATATCCGGTCCAAAGTATAAGAGTCTGGCAAGTTTGAATGGGGCCGGATTTCATGGAGGGTATAATCACATAGTGTATCAGGTAGTGGGTCAACCTTTGGGCGTGTTTTATTTGCCCCATGCAACAGGTCTTATTACAAATGCCAGTGGCGAATCGGTGTACCAGATTGCAGACTTAAATGGAGGAGGAGTTAGTCTGGAAGACGGAGAAGATCGATTTGTGGCAGGGCAGGCTGTTCCAAAAGCGCTATTAGGATCTAACATTAGTTTCCGTTACAAGCGCTGGGATATCTCAATGCAGATTAACGGAGCTTCTGGACACAAGATTTATAACGGAACTTCATTGACTTATATGAATATGAATATTTTCCCGGATTATAATGTAATGAAAGAAGCCCCGCAACGTAACATCAAAGATCAGACTGCAACTGATTACTGGTTGGAACGGGGCGATTATATAAATTTCGATTATGTAACGGTTGCATGGAATGTACCTGTTCAGAAAGTGAAAAAGTATATTCAGTCGCTCCGTTTGGCATTTACAGTCAATAATCTGGCAACTATTAGCGGATATTCAGGGCTATCGCCTATTATTAACAGTTCTACAGTGAATGCTACACTTGGTTTGGACGACAAACGTGGATATCCGCTGGCACGGACTTATACTATTGGGTTGAATCTTAATTTTTAATGGAGGATATTTCAATGAAACGACAGTATATTTGCAGATTCCTATGTGTTATCTTATTAATGCTACCTGCTTCGTGTAGTGAGTTTCTGAAAGAAGATCCGCGTGACAGACTGTCTGAAGAAGAAGCTTATAAAACGTTGGCAGATGTTTATCTCAATAGTGTGGCTTCATTGTATACGTATGTAGGCGGATATAATGACAGTCAGGGGTTGCAAGGTACAGGACGAGGAGTTTATGACCTTAATACATTTACTACAGATGAGGCTATTATGCCCACTCGAGGTGGTGACTGGTATGATGGAGGTTTTTGGCAAGGCTTGTTCTTGCATAAATGGGGAACGGACAATGACGCTATTCAGGCAACGTGGGAGTATCTCTATAAAGTGGTGAATCTTTGTAATAAGTCTTTAGAGAAAATAGATTCTTTTGCTGAAACACATTCGGATGCAGAACTACCGTTATATAGAGCTGAAGTACGCGCTATGCGTGCTATGTATTATTATTATCTGATGGATTTGTTTGGAAGAGTTCCATTGGTACTGTCTTCTTCAACTCCTATGAAAGAAGTCGTTCAAAAGGAACGGAAAGAAATATTCGACTTTGTGGTGAAGGAATTGCAGACGGTTGTTCCTCTATTGGCTGAAGAACGAAGTAATCAGCCCGGAGATTATTATGGGCGTCTTACTCGTCCGGTGATTTATTTTTTACTGGCAAAACTAGCTTTGAATGCTGAAATTTATACGGATAATAACTGGACTGATGGTATACATCTTAACGGAAAATCTATTTATTTTGAAGTGGATGGTAATCGCTTAAATGCCTGGCAAACTACAATAGCCTATTGTAACAAGATTACTGTAATGGGGTATCAGCTCGAGTCACAATACGAACGTAACTTTGCAGTTTTTAATGAATCATCAGAGGAGAATATATTCACTATTCCAATGAATAAAACAATGTACACCAATCAGATGCAGTATCTTTTTCGTTCCCGTCATTACAATCATGCAAAAGCTTATGGGCTGGGAGGTGAGAATGGTTCTAGTGCAACGATAGAAGTACTTAATACATTTGGTTATGGTACAAATAATGTAGACCCTCGCTTTGATAAATGCTATTTTGCCGGAATTGTGTATGATTTGAAAGGGAATGTTGTAGCATTGGATAATGGAACCGTTTTAGAGTACTTTCCCTGGAAAGTGCTTCTGGATGTTTCAAATACTCCTTATGAAAAGACAGCAGGCGCACGTATGAAGAAGTATGAAGTAGATGTTACAGCTACGAAAGATGGTAAGTTAATGGAGAATGATATTGTGCTGTTTCGCTATGCCGATGTATTACTAATGAAGAGCGAAGCTAAAGTTCGTAACGGTGAAAATGGTGATGCAGAACTGAATGAAGTTCGTTACCGCGTTGGCGCATCTGCAAGGGAAGCAACATTAGAAAATCTGTTAGCCGAAAGGCAACTTGAACTAGCCTGGGAAGGATGGAGGCGACAAGACTTGATACGTTTTGGACAGTTTACTCGTGCATATAGTAGTCGTCCGCAACTACCTAACGAGCAAAACGGATATACGACTGTATTCCCTATTCCTGAGAAAATAATAGGAATGAATCCACTACTGATTCAGAATGCCGGTTATTGAAAGAAAATACTCAATCCTAAAAATGCTTTCAAAAAAGTGTCTGGTCATTTCTGTTAAACAGACTTGAGACTTTATCCAAAATTTTAAGTCTGTTTTTTTAATATTATAAGATTTAGTGATAGGAGTGATAGCAATTATTGCTATTTTGAACACTCTATAGGGGGGCAGGGGCATCCTATAGAGTGCCCCCCCCATTACTATTAAAGTTCAAAATATGTATTTTCCCTATCACTCCTATCACTAATTCTTTGAATAGAGGGTCATCTTTTTCGTAAGCGTCTCCGCGATACCCTATAAAATGTTTTCTGTGCTTATAGTAGGTTTATTCTTTTGTCCAGGAATTCGGAAGTAGTTTCTGATAAACTTCATCGGAT is part of the uncultured Bacteroides sp. genome and encodes:
- a CDS encoding glycoside hydrolase family 3 N-terminal domain-containing protein; the encoded protein is MKKHFIAVCCSLFMASQLYAQPLYKNPKAPVKDRISNLISLMTLNEKIGQLCCPLGWEMYTKTDKGVIPSDLFKTQMQNKPIGSYWATLRADPWTRKTLVTGLSPKQAAEAINALQKYAVKETRLGIPILFAEECAHGHMGIGTTVFSTSLGQASTWNPELIEEMGKIIAMECRLQGGNIGYGPILDLAREPRWSRMEETFGEDPVLIGVLGSAFVKGLQAKDQNGKAQFYSTLKHFAGYGIPQGGHNGGRAQIGQRELFSEHLAPFKMAVKAGAETVMTSYNSIDGIPSTSNSYLLKDILRNEWGFKGFVYSDLGSIEGVAGHRVAANVKEAAAKSLQAGTDMDLGGNAYGKNLEKALQENLISMADIDSAVSHVLRLKFEAGLFENPYMNPKDAAKIVRCDKHQSVAKEVAKEGIVLLKNNQLLPLDKSIKSIAVIGPNADNIYNQLGDYTAPQERSNIKTVLDGIKKIVSPNTQVNYAKGCAIRDITESDIASAVEAAKKSEVVVLVLGGSSARDFSTEYKETGAATVSDKKKEVLSDMECGEGYDRSSLDLLGDQEILLQAMIETGKPLVVVYIEGRPLNMNTASEKAGALLTAWYPGQEGGTAIAEVLFGDYNPAGRLPVSIPRSVGQLPVYYSLGEQNSYVEGPSTPLYSFGYGLSYTTFEYSNLKIEQSGKDTFNVSCEVKNSGNREGDEVVQLYLRDNVASVSTPEIQLKKFSRIHLDKGETKKVEFTLNREDLSLYNQRMEFVAEPGTFTVMVGAASNKILLKDKFELK
- a CDS encoding SagB/ThcOx family dehydrogenase → MKHYISGIKCILFVFTIIFQAGCSKSEMKSSKERVLTKTDDTTLSYILSPPDNKGNYSVEEALYNRRSRRDFQDKEISEKQLSQILWACYGITSPRTDNSAMRGGLRTAPSAGALYPLEIYVLIGKVKNIKPGVYKYIAKDHKIAMTINRDLRKELCAAALNQEMISKAPAVLFYSAIYNRCTERYGNRGRERYVCMDLGHSAQNVYLQVEALHLGTCAIGAFNDDSVKKIMQLGSDEQPLYIMPIGYYLNKP
- a CDS encoding SusC/RagA family TonB-linked outer membrane protein — its product is MTHYKKVYILSLCFLIISPFILMAQKLNIPLPDSLITVGYATGKLRNVSGSVEKITEIQMNREQITTPLDAIRGRVPGLTIQRSTNSPAALDAVRLRGTTSLSSGNDPLIIIDGVFGDLSMLASIYPTDIESFTILKDASETAQYGSRGASGVIEVTTKKGISGKTRVSYNSSFGIASVYKNLKMLSADDFRKLAADRNISILNKGYSTDFEKEIEQTGLQQNQNVAFYGGTEASSYRVSVGFMNRQGVILNEDLKLLTSNMNMAQEVFDGFVKCELGMFGSVQKNRNLFDYQKTFYSAATFNPTFPNHKNPETDSWDMITNASQITNPLAWMEVKDNDAISHISGHARLTFHLSDNWKLAVFGAYTNNIVENSQYLPTSVWAHGQAYKGTRKKESLLGNMMLTYKKNWKKHFFDALALAELQKETYTGFYTTVTNFSTDNFGYDNLQAGAIRLWEGTNSYYEEPRLVSFLGRFNYTFADRYIFTVNTRTDASSKFGDNHKWGFFPSLSAAWVVSEEKFMKRFSCINNLKFRAGYGLAGNQSGIDSYTTMNLVKPNGVIPVGASSVVSLGDIRNTNPNLKWEVKFTFNAGIDVALLDNRLLLSANYYTSKTKDMLYLYNVSVPPFTYNTLLANIGSMRNSGTEIAIGVTPLKAKDMELNINANITFQQNKLLTLNGYYNGEIISGPKYKSLASLNGAGFHGGYNHIVYQVVGQPLGVFYLPHATGLITNASGESVYQIADLNGGGVSLEDGEDRFVAGQAVPKALLGSNISFRYKRWDISMQINGASGHKIYNGTSLTYMNMNIFPDYNVMKEAPQRNIKDQTATDYWLERGDYINFDYVTVAWNVPVQKVKKYIQSLRLAFTVNNLATISGYSGLSPIINSSTVNATLGLDDKRGYPLARTYTIGLNLNF
- a CDS encoding RagB/SusD family nutrient uptake outer membrane protein — translated: MKRQYICRFLCVILLMLPASCSEFLKEDPRDRLSEEEAYKTLADVYLNSVASLYTYVGGYNDSQGLQGTGRGVYDLNTFTTDEAIMPTRGGDWYDGGFWQGLFLHKWGTDNDAIQATWEYLYKVVNLCNKSLEKIDSFAETHSDAELPLYRAEVRAMRAMYYYYLMDLFGRVPLVLSSSTPMKEVVQKERKEIFDFVVKELQTVVPLLAEERSNQPGDYYGRLTRPVIYFLLAKLALNAEIYTDNNWTDGIHLNGKSIYFEVDGNRLNAWQTTIAYCNKITVMGYQLESQYERNFAVFNESSEENIFTIPMNKTMYTNQMQYLFRSRHYNHAKAYGLGGENGSSATIEVLNTFGYGTNNVDPRFDKCYFAGIVYDLKGNVVALDNGTVLEYFPWKVLLDVSNTPYEKTAGARMKKYEVDVTATKDGKLMENDIVLFRYADVLLMKSEAKVRNGENGDAELNEVRYRVGASAREATLENLLAERQLELAWEGWRRQDLIRFGQFTRAYSSRPQLPNEQNGYTTVFPIPEKIIGMNPLLIQNAGY